Proteins from one Ipomoea triloba cultivar NCNSP0323 chromosome 1, ASM357664v1 genomic window:
- the LOC116001627 gene encoding MADS-box protein JOINTLESS-like translates to MTRKKIKIKKIDNIAARQVTFSKRRRGLFKKAEELAVLCDADVALIVFSSTGKLFDFASSSMKHILQKYVSHSSNIKKYPPLQFLQQENSLQVRLSKEISDKTRELRRIRGDDLEGLSLEELEELEQKLEVGLNRVSETKDEQIRNEIATLQYKGAELMEENDRLKQRVAEMNNDRNGRIVGDMDRMILEEGQTSDQSITNNSTTQPPLQAADCSDTLLLKLGLP, encoded by the exons ATGACTCGGAAgaagataaagataaagaagATCGACAACATTGCAGCCAGGCAGGTAACATTCTCTAAGAGGAGAAGAGGGCTTTTCAAGAAAGCTGAAGAGCTTGCCGTCCTTTGCGACGCCGATGTCGCCCTCATCGTCTTCTCCTCCACCGGCAAGCTTTTCGATTTCGCTAGCTCTAG CATGAAACATATCCTTCAAAAATATGTATCTCATTCAAGTAACATCAAGAAGTACCCACCTCTCCAATTTCTGCAG CAAGAGAATAGCCTTCAAGTGAGATTAAGCAAGGAGATTTCTGACAAGACTCGTGAGCTAAG GCGGATCAGAGGTGACGACCTTGAAGGATTAAGCTTAGAGGAACTTGAAGAACTGGAACAAAAGCTTGAAGTTGGATTAAACCGTGTGTCTGAAACCAAG GATGAACAGATCAGGAATGAGATTGCCACCCTTCAAtacaag GGTGCTGAGCTCATGGAAGAAAATGATCGGTTGAAACAACGA GTTGCAGAGATGAACAATGACAGAAACGGGCGGATTGTTGGTGACATGGATCGAATGATCCTAGAAGAGGGTCAGACATCTGATCAGTCCATCACCAATAATAGCACCACCCAGCCACCTCTACAGGCTGCAGACTGCTCAGATACATTATTGCTGAAACTCGG GCTACCCTAA